The following are encoded together in the Salvelinus alpinus chromosome 37, SLU_Salpinus.1, whole genome shotgun sequence genome:
- the cdkn1ba gene encoding cyclin-dependent kinase inhibitor 1Ba has protein sequence MCNNMSNVSLSNGSPTLERVDPRPTDHMKPQICRNLFGSVDHDEFGRECLVQMKEMEKVFIDKWNFDFLNDEPLPQGDYKWEPMKSSDVPDFYSRPPHKRVWSSGNVDHNGNHDNGVRRSCPANGAELSEKNERQTDCHHSHNGARKRPANPEPQSTGKKLHSSEEDEVVSKSVEQTPSKNDSRTHEH, from the exons ATGTGTAACAACATGTCAAATGTTAGTCTTTCGAATGGGAGTCCGACGTTGGAAAGGGTGGATCCGCGACCGACGGATCACATGAAGCCCCAGATTTGCAGAAATCTTTTCGGATCGGTGGATCATGACGAATTTGGGAGGGAGTGTTTGGTTCAAATGAAAGAGATGGAGAAGGTTTTTATTGACAAATGGAATTTTGATTTTCTAAACGACGAGCCCCTTCCCCAGGGAGATTATAAATGGGAACCGATGAAAAGCAGTGACGTGCCAGACTTTTACAGCAGACCGCCTCATAAGCGAGTCTGGTCCTCTGGAAATGTGGACCATAACGGGAATCATGATAACGGAGTCCGACGGAGCTGTCCTGCGAACGGGGCTGAGCTATCCGAGAAGAACGAGAGACAGACGGATTGTCACCACTCTCACAACGGGGCAAGGAAAAGACCTGCAAATCCAG AACCCCAAAGTACAGGTAAAAAGTTGCATTCCAGTGAAGAGGATGAAGTTGTGTCAAAGTCAGTAGAGCAGACACCCAGCAAAAACGATTCCAGGACACATGAACACTAA
- the cdpf1 gene encoding cysteine-rich DPF motif domain-containing protein 1 translates to MESSTDAVPQNIFTCHLCSLSTPFTYYGQKPPNTRAIVLLEECFVTKDPFSPDGERFLILGSNCSLCHITVCVGTGCSLFYSKRFCMQCVNKHLDQFPPHIQAELAKKKQPSKTDVS, encoded by the exons ATGGAGTCAAGCACGGATGCGGTTCCTCAGAATATATTTACTTGCCATTTGTGCAGTTTATCTACACCATTCACATACTACGGACAGAAGCCACCCAATACCAGGGCTATTGT CTTGTTGGAAGAGTGTTTTGTGACCAAGGATCCTTTCAGTCCAGACGGAGAGAGGTTCCTTATCCTGGGATCCAACTGCAGTTTGTGCCACATCACAGTTTGTGTTGGAACG GGCTGCAGCCTTTTCTACTCCAAGCGATTCTGCATGCAGTGTGTGAACAAACACTTGGACCAGTTCCCCCCTCACATTCAAGCTGAGCTCGCCAAGAAAAAGCAGCCATCAAAGACAGATGTTTCATGA